Proteins encoded in a region of the Niveispirillum cyanobacteriorum genome:
- a CDS encoding carboxylesterase/lipase family protein has protein sequence MRILVVASFVALAPFTVAAQAADVTVRVDTGALEGAEHDGVLAFKGIPFAAPPVGNLRWRAPAPPTSWTGVRQAKSFGNDCQQLPFAGDAAPLGGPLGEDCLYLNVWAPADASPGVKYPVMFWIYGGGFVNGGTSPGVYDGSAFARSGVILVSANYRIGRLGFFAHPALTAEAGDGPTGNFGFMDQLAALNWVQRNIAAFGGDPANVTIFGESAGGRSVHMLQSLNTGRGLFSRAIMMSGAGRPGSVMSMTDRKTAEEKGVAYARSVGITDTGPAGLAALRALPASTLGDASMASLLKSGDQLMINPHIDGRFVTDEPERLLTAGHGSPRIPVMVGATGMDGFPLDRDPERALAGFGPRADEARRLYASPNDLIMVWKIAGDRGFIEPARYVVRAAAARNATSFGYRFSYIAQSQQATALGAMHASEIPFVFRTINVRFPGQVTPADEAASQAIHDYFVSFARSGVPTAKGGPDWRPYDPVADKILDFTLHGPRFIDDPYRARLDLVESTGP, from the coding sequence ATGCGTATCCTCGTCGTTGCTTCTTTTGTCGCTCTCGCCCCCTTTACTGTCGCCGCGCAGGCCGCCGATGTGACGGTGCGGGTGGACACGGGCGCGCTGGAGGGGGCGGAGCACGATGGTGTCCTCGCCTTCAAGGGCATTCCGTTCGCGGCACCACCAGTGGGGAACTTGCGCTGGCGCGCGCCGGCACCGCCTACGTCCTGGACGGGCGTACGGCAGGCGAAATCCTTTGGCAATGATTGCCAGCAATTGCCGTTTGCAGGTGATGCGGCCCCCCTGGGTGGTCCCTTGGGGGAGGATTGTCTTTACCTGAATGTCTGGGCGCCGGCGGACGCGAGCCCGGGAGTCAAATATCCGGTCATGTTCTGGATTTATGGCGGTGGCTTCGTCAATGGCGGCACGTCGCCGGGCGTCTATGACGGCAGCGCTTTTGCCCGCAGCGGCGTCATTCTGGTCAGCGCCAATTACCGTATCGGCCGATTGGGTTTCTTTGCCCACCCTGCTCTCACAGCCGAAGCAGGCGATGGCCCGACCGGCAATTTCGGTTTCATGGACCAGCTTGCGGCCCTGAACTGGGTTCAGCGCAACATCGCCGCGTTCGGCGGTGATCCTGCGAATGTCACGATCTTTGGTGAATCCGCCGGCGGCCGGTCGGTGCATATGTTGCAGTCGCTGAACACCGGAAGGGGGCTTTTCAGCCGGGCCATCATGATGTCGGGCGCTGGGCGTCCTGGCAGTGTCATGAGCATGACGGATCGCAAGACGGCGGAAGAAAAAGGCGTGGCCTATGCCCGTTCCGTCGGTATCACCGATACCGGACCGGCTGGCCTCGCGGCGCTGCGGGCGCTACCGGCATCGACGCTGGGCGATGCAAGTATGGCGAGCCTGCTGAAATCCGGCGATCAGTTGATGATCAACCCTCATATTGACGGGCGGTTTGTGACGGATGAGCCGGAACGCCTGCTTACAGCGGGGCATGGCTCGCCCCGCATTCCGGTCATGGTCGGTGCCACCGGCATGGATGGGTTTCCCCTGGACCGTGACCCGGAGAGAGCGCTTGCCGGCTTCGGACCCAGGGCCGATGAAGCCAGACGCCTTTATGCCAGCCCGAATGATCTGATCATGGTTTGGAAGATTGCCGGCGACCGGGGGTTCATCGAGCCGGCACGGTATGTGGTGCGCGCGGCGGCAGCGCGAAACGCCACCAGTTTCGGTTATCGCTTCTCCTATATTGCGCAATCACAGCAGGCCACAGCCCTGGGTGCCATGCATGCCAGCGAAATTCCCTTTGTCTTCCGTACCATCAATGTTCGGTTTCCGGGACAGGTGACTCCGGCGGACGAAGCGGCATCGCAGGCAATCCACGACTACTTTGTATCCTTCGCCCGCTCTGGCGTGCCCACGGCAAAGGGGGGACCGGATTGGCGACCCTACGACCCCGTAGCGGACAAGATTCTGGATTTCACCCTGCACGGCCCCCGTTTCATCGATGACCCGTACCGTGCCCGCCTGGATCTGGTGGAAAGCACGGGACCCTGA
- a CDS encoding glycoside hydrolase family 1 protein translates to MLTRRQIGLGLAGLGVAAAARPLPGLGATGQRQFPQGFLWGASTSAYQVEGNNINSDVWTAERAPGSPYADVAGDAANSFMLWPVDLDLVKNMGLGAYRFSLEWARIEPRQGEFSIAMLDHYKRIIEGCHTRGLTPLVTFNHFTNPLWFALAGGWHNPEAPDLFARFCAKAAAHLGDGIASAATLNEPNLAGNLASVLPPKVVNWLVPADKAACEAVAKRFGVPLFLTGNNIWYPDPAAVQTHLLKGHALGRQAIKAERSNLPVGVTLAMVDDQAVGNDTSMRDSVRERLYNPWLRAARQDDYIGVQNYERALWDAKGRVEPPAGGDRNMGGAEVYPASLAGVVRYAHSVAKVPVIVTEHGVNTPDDAVRQRLIPAALAELHKVMADGVPVRGYFHWSLIDNFEWGFGYKPQFGLHSLDRQTFARTPKPSTTILGAIARANAC, encoded by the coding sequence ATGCTCACGAGGCGGCAAATCGGTTTGGGTCTGGCTGGACTTGGGGTGGCTGCTGCGGCCCGCCCGCTGCCCGGTCTGGGGGCAACGGGCCAGCGTCAGTTTCCCCAGGGTTTCCTGTGGGGTGCCTCCACCTCGGCCTATCAGGTGGAAGGCAATAACATCAATTCCGACGTCTGGACGGCGGAACGTGCGCCGGGATCGCCCTATGCCGATGTGGCGGGCGATGCCGCCAACAGCTTCATGCTGTGGCCGGTCGATCTGGATCTGGTCAAGAATATGGGGCTGGGCGCCTATCGCTTCAGCTTGGAATGGGCGCGGATCGAACCGCGTCAGGGCGAATTCTCCATCGCCATGCTGGACCATTACAAGCGCATCATTGAGGGCTGCCACACCCGTGGTCTGACGCCATTGGTGACCTTCAACCATTTCACCAACCCGCTCTGGTTCGCGCTGGCCGGCGGCTGGCACAATCCGGAAGCGCCCGACCTGTTCGCCCGCTTCTGCGCCAAGGCGGCAGCCCATCTGGGCGATGGCATCGCCTCTGCCGCCACCTTGAATGAACCCAATCTGGCCGGCAATCTGGCCAGCGTGCTGCCGCCAAAGGTGGTCAACTGGCTGGTGCCGGCGGACAAGGCCGCGTGCGAGGCGGTGGCCAAGCGCTTTGGCGTGCCGCTGTTCCTGACCGGCAATAATATCTGGTATCCCGATCCCGCCGCCGTGCAGACCCACCTGCTGAAGGGCCACGCCCTGGGCCGGCAGGCCATCAAGGCGGAACGTAGCAATCTGCCCGTCGGTGTTACCTTGGCCATGGTCGATGATCAGGCGGTGGGCAACGACACCAGCATGCGCGACAGCGTGCGGGAGCGGCTCTATAACCCCTGGCTGCGCGCGGCACGGCAGGATGATTATATCGGCGTGCAGAATTACGAACGCGCGCTGTGGGATGCCAAGGGCCGGGTGGAACCGCCGGCTGGTGGTGATCGCAACATGGGCGGGGCGGAGGTTTATCCGGCTTCCTTGGCCGGTGTGGTGCGCTATGCCCATTCCGTTGCCAAGGTGCCGGTGATCGTGACCGAGCATGGTGTGAACACCCCTGATGACGCTGTACGCCAACGTCTGATCCCCGCGGCCCTGGCCGAACTGCACAAGGTGATGGCCGATGGCGTGCCGGTGAGGGGCTATTTCCATTGGTCGCTGATCGACAATTTCGAATGGGGCTTTGGGTATAAGCCGCAGTTTGGTCTGCACAGTCTGGACCGCCAGACTTTCGCCCGTACGCCCAAGCCCAGCACCACCATCCTGGGTGCCATCGCGCGCGCCAACGCCTGCTGA
- a CDS encoding MFS transporter, which yields MTDATKAGQGTVAKGLTLIYAQILPVMAIVSLFPAIPKLFAEFGSNPNAGFLIPAIVTAPSLCAALFAPLAGIIADRYGRRRSFIGGMALYVLAGLVPLFVADLGLIIASRAVLGIAEAFAITISSALIGDYFGDQRHRWTAWVGVATSVVGTGLIAAGGALADISWRGPFCIYLAAIPGLIMALLFIDEPRPTASAQGTTRRQLAFPWKEALLIGTVTLISSVLYYVEPLNIARVLDAKGAGSSTEIGLIQAATSLTYIAGAFLYRRLHHWRIGGLLGLAALLIGAGQLVIGLGPTWQIVSMGAAIQQLGGGMVIPALLAWGQAILPLEQRGRGMGIWATAFFSGTFACGAVVALATSLTGGLTPAMTALGVVTLVFALLARLIPAGTRPTRTVNS from the coding sequence ATGACCGACGCGACAAAGGCCGGGCAGGGCACGGTGGCCAAAGGCCTCACCCTGATCTATGCCCAGATTCTGCCCGTGATGGCGATTGTTTCGCTGTTTCCCGCCATTCCCAAGCTGTTTGCCGAATTCGGGTCCAATCCCAATGCCGGTTTCCTGATCCCCGCCATCGTCACGGCGCCATCGCTCTGTGCTGCGCTGTTCGCCCCGCTGGCGGGGATCATCGCCGACCGATATGGCCGGCGGCGCAGTTTCATCGGTGGCATGGCGCTCTATGTGCTGGCTGGGCTGGTGCCTCTGTTCGTGGCCGATCTGGGTCTGATCATTGCCAGCCGCGCTGTGCTGGGCATCGCGGAGGCATTTGCCATCACCATTTCCAGCGCCCTGATCGGCGACTATTTTGGCGACCAGCGGCACCGCTGGACCGCCTGGGTCGGCGTCGCAACCTCTGTGGTGGGAACGGGGTTGATTGCGGCTGGCGGTGCGCTGGCCGATATCAGTTGGCGTGGCCCGTTCTGCATCTATCTGGCGGCCATTCCCGGCCTGATCATGGCGCTGCTGTTCATCGATGAACCACGCCCCACAGCCAGCGCACAGGGCACCACCCGCCGCCAACTGGCGTTCCCGTGGAAGGAAGCGCTGTTGATCGGCACCGTCACCCTGATCAGCTCCGTTCTCTACTATGTCGAACCGCTGAACATTGCCCGCGTGCTGGATGCCAAGGGGGCCGGGTCATCGACGGAGATCGGCCTGATCCAGGCGGCGACCAGCCTCACCTATATCGCCGGCGCCTTCCTGTATCGCCGCCTGCATCACTGGCGCATTGGCGGTCTGCTGGGGCTGGCTGCACTGCTGATTGGTGCCGGACAACTGGTCATCGGTCTGGGGCCGACCTGGCAGATTGTTTCAATGGGTGCTGCCATTCAGCAGCTTGGCGGGGGCATGGTGATCCCGGCCCTGCTGGCCTGGGGGCAGGCGATCCTGCCGCTGGAACAGCGTGGCCGCGGCATGGGCATCTGGGCCACCGCCTTCTTCAGCGGCACCTTCGCCTGCGGCGCCGTCGTCGCCCTGGCCACCAGCCTGACCGGCGGCCTGACCCCGGCCATGACGGCGCTGGGTGTTGTCACCCTGGTCTTCGCCCTGCTGGCCCGCCTGATCCCGGCGGGCACCCGCCCTACCCGAACCGTGAATAGCTGA
- a CDS encoding GMC family oxidoreductase has translation MTETVYDYIIVGAGSSGCVLADRLSASARHKVLLVEAGGRNETELVNMPRAFMKMFGNPTHFWHFPIKPQPGRPAGEVWPYGRGLGGSSSTNGTWYLRGMPADYEGWGPEWSWTEISRCFQAMESYRGQGAHPTRGRDGPLQVTQLPYRSPSIAASIEAGVEMGLPRLADINTPGSLGIGYTQASVDRRGRRASSYRAFLKPALSRSNLTVLTDTLVERVELEGTRATGITIRTAEGTRFIKAGREVILSAGALQSPKLLQLSGIGPADLLTRAGVAVRHDLAAVGRNLADHAMFSMSYRLHNDPGFNREFSGWRLMIHVLRYYLTRKGLMAYTSPEVTALLSLHGRPDWPDVQFGIGPFSMRSSEEIKADPGRGALEDKPGITVNAIALRPKSRGSVAIRSADIADQIEVDANWWGDPADKAFMVEMVRLVRKYMRQPALKPFVGEEIVPGPRIESDEQIADVLEWLTSPGVHATGTCRIGNLADSVVDGCLRVHGIQGLRVVDCSVMPVPPAGNTNGPAMVIGWRAAELILRDAE, from the coding sequence ATGACCGAGACCGTTTACGACTACATCATTGTGGGAGCGGGTTCATCCGGCTGCGTCCTGGCCGACCGGTTGAGCGCCAGTGCCAGGCACAAGGTCTTGCTGGTGGAGGCCGGGGGCCGGAACGAGACCGAACTGGTCAACATGCCGCGTGCCTTCATGAAGATGTTCGGCAACCCCACCCATTTCTGGCATTTTCCCATCAAGCCGCAGCCAGGCCGCCCGGCGGGAGAGGTCTGGCCCTATGGACGGGGGCTGGGCGGGTCCAGCTCCACCAATGGTACCTGGTATCTGCGGGGCATGCCGGCTGATTATGAAGGCTGGGGACCGGAATGGTCTTGGACGGAGATTTCGCGCTGTTTCCAGGCTATGGAAAGCTATCGCGGGCAGGGGGCGCATCCCACGCGCGGTCGTGATGGGCCGTTGCAGGTGACGCAGCTTCCCTACCGTTCCCCTTCCATTGCCGCCTCCATCGAGGCGGGGGTGGAAATGGGCCTGCCGCGGCTGGCCGATATTAACACGCCGGGCTCGCTGGGCATCGGCTATACCCAGGCGAGTGTGGATCGACGGGGGCGACGTGCCTCCAGCTACCGTGCCTTCCTGAAACCGGCGCTGTCGCGCTCCAACCTCACCGTGCTGACCGATACGCTGGTGGAACGGGTGGAGTTGGAGGGTACGCGCGCGACCGGCATCACGATCCGTACCGCCGAGGGGACCCGCTTCATCAAGGCCGGGCGGGAGGTGATCCTGTCCGCCGGTGCCCTGCAAAGCCCGAAGCTGTTGCAGCTGTCGGGCATTGGTCCCGCCGATCTGCTGACGCGGGCCGGTGTGGCGGTGCGGCATGATCTGGCTGCCGTGGGGCGCAATCTGGCCGATCATGCGATGTTTTCCATGTCGTACCGGCTGCATAATGATCCTGGCTTTAACAGGGAATTCTCAGGCTGGCGTCTGATGATCCACGTTTTGCGCTATTACCTGACGCGCAAGGGTCTGATGGCCTATACCTCACCGGAGGTGACGGCGCTGTTGTCCCTTCATGGTCGGCCCGACTGGCCCGATGTGCAGTTCGGTATCGGCCCCTTCTCCATGCGCTCGTCAGAGGAGATCAAGGCAGATCCGGGGCGCGGCGCGCTGGAGGACAAGCCCGGCATCACCGTCAATGCCATCGCCTTACGCCCCAAAAGCCGGGGCAGCGTCGCGATCCGCAGCGCCGATATCGCCGACCAGATCGAGGTCGATGCCAACTGGTGGGGCGACCCGGCAGACAAGGCCTTTATGGTGGAGATGGTGCGGCTGGTCCGCAAATACATGCGCCAGCCCGCCTTGAAGCCGTTTGTGGGGGAGGAGATCGTACCCGGTCCGCGTATTGAAAGTGATGAGCAGATTGCCGATGTGCTGGAATGGCTGACCAGTCCGGGCGTTCACGCCACCGGCACCTGCCGCATCGGCAATCTGGCGGACAGTGTAGTGGATGGTTGCCTGCGGGTGCATGGGATACAAGGGCTGCGGGTGGTGGATTGTTCCGTGATGCCTGTGCCACCCGCCGGCAACACCAATGGTCCCGCCATGGTCATCGGCTGGCGTGCCGCGGAACTGATCCTCCGGGATGCGGAATGA
- a CDS encoding ATP-binding protein, producing MSLPARLDEVERLTGWLRTITASVLQEEDFILLEIGVVELVNNIIEHAFENLSGSIEVGCVLDGKRVTLHFSDAGLAMPDGIQERYDNATDDVALDATSGRGLGIIKRCFEQVQFYRADGLNRISATYVPG from the coding sequence ATGTCCTTGCCAGCCCGTCTCGATGAAGTCGAACGGCTCACAGGCTGGCTGCGGACCATCACGGCCTCCGTACTCCAGGAGGAGGATTTCATCCTGCTGGAAATCGGGGTCGTTGAACTGGTCAACAACATCATCGAGCACGCATTCGAAAATCTCAGCGGCTCGATTGAGGTTGGCTGCGTACTGGATGGCAAGCGCGTCACCCTGCATTTCAGCGATGCCGGCCTTGCCATGCCGGACGGCATCCAGGAACGCTACGACAATGCGACGGATGATGTCGCACTGGATGCCACTTCTGGCCGTGGGCTCGGCATCATCAAGCGATGCTTCGAACAGGTCCAGTTCTACCGGGCAGACGGCCTGAACCGGATCAGCGCCACCTATGTTCCGGGATGA
- a CDS encoding STAS domain-containing protein has product MMIEIRHIGSVPVATVALPRIDAAVAVRFRQQFLEQLPAAENGIVIDLAPVSFIDSSGLGALISIIKALGLKQRPTICGLQKSVQTMFSLTRMDKVFAIHPDVESAAASLG; this is encoded by the coding sequence ATGATGATTGAGATCAGACATATTGGTTCCGTCCCCGTCGCCACCGTTGCATTGCCGCGCATCGATGCTGCCGTGGCGGTACGCTTCCGGCAGCAATTCCTGGAACAGCTGCCCGCCGCCGAGAATGGGATCGTCATCGATCTGGCCCCCGTCTCCTTCATCGATTCCAGCGGTCTCGGCGCCCTGATCTCCATCATTAAGGCCCTGGGCCTGAAGCAGCGGCCCACCATCTGCGGCCTGCAGAAATCGGTTCAGACCATGTTCTCCCTGACGCGCATGGATAAGGTTTTCGCCATCCATCCTGACGTCGAAAGCGCTGCCGCCTCGCTCGGCTGA
- a CDS encoding PP2C family protein-serine/threonine phosphatase, translating to MERPIHVLVVDDDPLMRKLLTALIRQHEFQVTHAGDGIAALGIIQAGQEVDLIISDWEMPGITGVELCRAVRQMHLPNYIHFVLLTARQQQDDFIAAMEAGADDFLLKPISPPILKARLEVVKRLLGLHYRLQRKNKLLTEANEQLRVTYAKLKEDMEAAAVAQRCLLPEPYREIGRLRFASCLLPSALVSGDMYNYLKLPDGSVAFYMVDVAGHGARAALMSVTLNHLLDEAAFLSGVDGGPPRPDLVVADLNRRFTRGDGEMLDYFTMVCGVVNPAGDSMTFCQAGHPSPILIQAGQPAELIGDGGFPVGLMAHEDYTAVTVPLPRGSRIILHSDGMTECAHPDGTHFGQDRLHALLEKAKDLPLNALEPLLYETLTAWQGGERFEDDVSVLAFEVATID from the coding sequence ATGGAACGACCTATCCATGTTCTGGTTGTCGATGACGACCCACTGATGCGCAAACTGCTGACGGCCCTGATCCGTCAGCACGAATTCCAGGTGACCCATGCAGGCGACGGCATCGCCGCCCTGGGCATCATCCAGGCCGGCCAGGAGGTCGATCTGATCATCAGTGACTGGGAAATGCCGGGTATCACCGGAGTTGAACTGTGCCGGGCGGTACGGCAGATGCATCTGCCGAACTATATCCACTTCGTCCTGCTGACCGCCCGCCAGCAGCAGGATGATTTCATCGCGGCCATGGAGGCGGGTGCCGACGACTTCCTGCTGAAACCGATCAGTCCGCCGATCCTGAAGGCACGGCTGGAGGTGGTGAAACGACTTCTGGGTCTGCATTACCGCCTACAGCGCAAGAACAAGCTTCTGACGGAGGCGAACGAGCAGTTGCGCGTGACCTATGCGAAGCTGAAGGAGGATATGGAGGCGGCAGCTGTGGCCCAGCGCTGCCTGCTGCCGGAGCCTTATAGGGAAATCGGGCGGCTGCGCTTTGCCTCCTGCCTGCTGCCATCGGCGCTGGTGTCGGGTGACATGTATAATTACCTGAAACTGCCGGACGGATCGGTCGCCTTCTATATGGTCGACGTTGCCGGACATGGGGCGCGGGCCGCCCTGATGTCGGTGACACTGAACCATCTGCTGGACGAGGCGGCCTTTCTGTCGGGCGTGGATGGCGGACCACCCCGCCCGGATCTGGTGGTAGCGGACCTGAACCGGCGTTTCACCCGGGGGGATGGCGAGATGCTGGATTATTTCACCATGGTCTGTGGCGTGGTGAACCCGGCGGGCGACAGTATGACCTTCTGCCAGGCGGGACACCCCAGCCCCATCCTGATCCAGGCCGGTCAGCCGGCTGAACTGATCGGTGATGGCGGCTTTCCCGTGGGCCTGATGGCGCATGAGGATTACACGGCGGTCACGGTCCCGTTGCCGCGCGGATCACGCATCATTCTGCATTCCGACGGTATGACCGAATGCGCCCACCCGGACGGCACGCATTTCGGTCAAGATCGATTGCACGCCCTTTTGGAGAAGGCGAAGGACCTGCCCCTGAACGCTCTGGAACCCCTGCTCTATGAAACCCTGACGGCGTGGCAGGGTGGAGAGAGGTTTGAGGATGATGTCAGCGTGCTGGCCTTTGAAGTCGCGACAATAGATTGA